Proteins encoded in a region of the Mycoplasma mobile 163K genome:
- the prmC gene encoding peptide chain release factor N(5)-glutamine methyltransferase — protein sequence MPTIEDLLKEKRRYKLKEEISEKELKMLNLNFPIQKIMGFIEMQNVIVHVNHFVLIPRYETEELILEAYKYLENNNNLDVLDLCSGSGFIALAIKKHFPKINVMASDISEESIRQIQENVAINNLDIFFLKSDLFEKIEKKFDLIVSNPPYLSHKNVLDESVSKYEPHLALFAKKEGFEIIEKIIFSAKKFLKSNGVLLLEIDTDKVKFINKIDFIQVSYLKDINNKTRIAKITYF from the coding sequence ATGCCAACAATTGAAGATTTATTAAAAGAAAAAAGAAGATATAAATTAAAAGAAGAAATTTCTGAAAAAGAGTTAAAAATGCTTAATTTGAATTTTCCCATCCAAAAAATAATGGGTTTTATTGAAATGCAAAATGTAATTGTTCATGTAAATCATTTTGTTTTAATTCCTAGATACGAAACTGAAGAGTTAATTTTGGAAGCATATAAATATCTTGAAAATAACAATAATTTAGATGTTTTGGATTTATGCTCAGGTTCTGGTTTTATTGCTTTAGCAATAAAAAAGCATTTTCCAAAAATTAATGTCATGGCTTCAGATATATCTGAAGAATCAATTAGACAAATCCAAGAAAATGTTGCAATCAATAATCTTGATATATTTTTTTTAAAAAGTGATCTATTCGAAAAAATTGAGAAAAAATTTGACTTAATTGTGTCTAATCCACCTTATTTAAGCCATAAAAATGTTTTAGATGAAAGTGTTTCGAAATATGAACCACATTTAGCTCTTTTTGCAAAAAAAGAAGGATTTGAAATTATTGAAAAAATTATTTTTTCTGCAAAAAAATTTTTAAAAAGTAATGGAGTTTTGTTACTTGAAATAGATACTGATAAAGTCAAATTTATTAACAAAATTGACTTTATCCAAGTTAGTTACCTTAAAGATATTAATAATAAAACAAGAATTGCAAAAATTACTTATTTCTAA
- a CDS encoding YebC/PmpR family DNA-binding transcriptional regulator → MAGHSKWANIKHRKGAQDAARSKIFMKLSKEIFVAASGPGGADPETNPSLRLAVSKAKAQSMPKANIEKALSKASGNSKNASEFKELIYSGSLPGGAIILVICLTDNLNRAISNIKAAFSKIGGQLGKSGSIPYIFERKGVLDILKEEYENSDQLMLEALDAGAEDVQTFEDFSRIITNPSNFQEVKDKIDKALSLENYATAEIQYLPNTTVSFEKEKLEKLETWIETLEDNEDVQEIYHNIDF, encoded by the coding sequence ATGGCAGGACATTCAAAATGGGCAAATATTAAACATAGAAAAGGTGCTCAAGACGCAGCAAGAAGCAAAATTTTTATGAAATTATCAAAAGAGATTTTTGTTGCTGCATCTGGTCCAGGTGGAGCAGATCCCGAAACAAATCCAAGTTTAAGATTAGCAGTTTCTAAAGCAAAAGCACAATCCATGCCTAAAGCAAATATTGAAAAAGCTTTATCAAAGGCTTCAGGTAATTCAAAAAATGCAAGTGAATTTAAGGAATTAATTTATTCAGGGTCTCTTCCTGGTGGAGCAATTATTTTAGTTATTTGTTTAACGGACAATCTAAATAGAGCTATATCAAATATAAAAGCTGCTTTTTCTAAAATTGGAGGACAATTAGGAAAAAGTGGTTCAATCCCATATATTTTCGAGCGTAAAGGTGTTCTTGATATTCTAAAAGAAGAATACGAAAATAGTGATCAATTAATGCTCGAAGCATTAGATGCTGGAGCTGAAGATGTTCAAACATTTGAAGATTTTTCTAGAATAATAACTAATCCTTCAAATTTTCAAGAAGTAAAAGATAAAATTGATAAAGCTCTTAGTTTGGAAAATTATGCCACCGCTGAAATTCAATATTTACCAAATACTACCGTTAGTTTCGAAAAAGAAAAATTGGAAAAATTAGAAACTTGAATAGAAACTTTAGAAGACAATGAAGATGTTCAAGAAATTTATCACAACATTGATTTTTAA
- a CDS encoding TMEM164 family acyltransferase, protein MESGIRPGASKLLGFFSWQGNNWSFEQSSWLSYLIIAIAFFIIFLMMIYKVRIYQYINFQSNNSKILKIFPSKDSLFQFIGYFGMFFFLLRIILLAVSGYPNQWELLPLHFCRLFLFLIFLAFIFKKHEFIKYFAFLSIGGAIIGLFISDLSNSPFWGQANELFPEQFGRGGFDIGLDSYIFWDYFLAHSIALIIPVFVLTILKVKITKRDSQISIIISFIFTIFIFFLNWLLFEYASREWKSNYFYIGRLVQITIFGKLSEWPLSLLTYIVLGIIIYYLIFWIWIFQDKFSFEVSKKYLIKKISLNKSQNWIFYNSKYFVDLTKFRNK, encoded by the coding sequence ATGGAATCAGGAATAAGGCCAGGAGCAAGCAAATTATTGGGTTTTTTTAGTTGACAAGGTAACAATTGATCATTTGAGCAATCATCGTGGCTCTCTTATTTAATTATAGCTATTGCTTTTTTTATTATCTTTTTAATGATGATTTATAAAGTAAGAATTTATCAATACATTAATTTTCAATCAAATAATTCTAAAATTCTAAAAATTTTTCCTTCTAAGGATTCGCTTTTTCAATTTATAGGTTATTTCGGAATGTTTTTTTTCTTACTTAGAATTATTCTTTTAGCAGTAAGTGGATACCCTAATCAATGAGAATTATTGCCTCTTCATTTTTGTAGACTATTTTTGTTTTTAATTTTTTTAGCTTTTATTTTTAAAAAACATGAATTTATTAAATATTTTGCATTTTTATCTATTGGTGGAGCCATTATAGGTTTATTTATTTCAGATTTATCTAATTCACCTTTTTGAGGTCAGGCAAATGAGCTTTTTCCTGAACAATTTGGTAGAGGTGGTTTTGATATAGGATTAGATTCTTATATTTTTTGAGATTATTTTTTAGCTCATTCGATTGCTTTAATTATTCCTGTTTTTGTTTTAACAATTTTGAAAGTAAAAATTACTAAAAGAGATTCACAAATTTCAATCATCATTTCATTTATATTTACAATTTTTATTTTCTTTTTAAATTGGTTATTATTTGAATATGCTTCAAGAGAATGAAAAAGTAATTATTTTTACATTGGAAGATTGGTACAAATAACAATTTTTGGTAAATTAAGTGAATGACCCCTTTCTTTACTTACATATATAGTTTTAGGGATTATAATTTATTATTTAATTTTTTGAATTTGAATTTTTCAAGATAAATTTTCATTTGAAGTATCAAAAAAATATTTAATCAAAAAAATAAGTTTAAATAAGAGTCAAAATTGAATATTTTACAATTCAAAATATTTTGTGGATTTAACAAAATTTAGAAATAAGTAA
- the galE gene encoding UDP-glucose 4-epimerase GalE — protein sequence MTYLVIGGAGYIGSHTVYELIENNNKVVILDNLTTGSNSSIHPEAKFYEGDFKDKKILNKIFDENKEIEIVINFAASIVVSESVYEPLKYYLNNTYGVMILLESMKENNKKFLIFSSTAAVYGQKSNLPIREDEDLNPINPYGSSKQMSEKIIQDYAHVNDFKFAILRYFNVAGAHQNNSIGLVPKKGHKVSHLIPSISSFVFNELDSLKIFGNNYDTKDGTCIRDYIHVQDLAHAHFLAAKYIFENKTNLIVNVGSEKGFSVLEVVKTFEKQLNKKLNYEINPKRDGDPAFLVASTTKIAKILNFKPKFSLEEIVKTELAWRKKILKDK from the coding sequence ATGACTTATTTAGTAATTGGAGGCGCTGGTTATATTGGCAGCCACACAGTTTATGAATTGATTGAAAATAATAACAAAGTTGTTATTTTAGATAATTTAACAACTGGATCAAATTCTTCTATTCATCCAGAAGCTAAATTTTATGAAGGAGATTTTAAAGACAAAAAAATTTTAAATAAAATTTTTGATGAAAATAAAGAAATTGAAATTGTAATAAATTTTGCTGCATCAATTGTTGTAAGTGAAAGTGTTTATGAACCACTTAAATATTATTTGAATAATACTTATGGAGTAATGATTTTGCTTGAATCTATGAAAGAAAATAATAAAAAGTTTTTAATTTTTTCTTCTACTGCAGCTGTTTATGGACAAAAATCAAATTTACCGATTAGAGAAGATGAGGATTTAAATCCTATTAATCCATATGGTTCTTCCAAACAAATGTCTGAAAAAATTATTCAGGATTATGCTCATGTAAATGATTTTAAATTTGCAATTTTGCGTTATTTTAATGTAGCAGGTGCACATCAAAATAACTCTATAGGTTTAGTTCCAAAAAAAGGCCATAAAGTTTCTCATCTTATCCCTTCTATTTCATCTTTTGTTTTCAATGAATTAGACTCTCTAAAAATTTTTGGAAATAATTATGACACAAAAGATGGAACTTGTATAAGAGATTATATTCATGTTCAAGATTTAGCTCATGCTCATTTTCTTGCTGCAAAATACATTTTTGAAAATAAAACTAATTTAATTGTAAATGTTGGATCTGAAAAAGGATTTTCAGTATTAGAAGTTGTTAAAACTTTTGAAAAACAACTTAATAAAAAATTAAATTATGAAATTAATCCTAAAAGAGATGGAGACCCTGCTTTTTTAGTTGCTTCAACAACAAAAATTGCAAAAATATTGAATTTTAAACCAAAATTCAGTTTGGAAGAGATTGTTAAAACAGAACTTGCTTGAAGAAAAAAAATTTTAAAGGATAAATAA
- a CDS encoding nH(3)-dependent NAD+ synthetase — translation MKEYIDFLTQWIKTEVKNSNKKGVILVLDKTENSKILAFLAKKAFPNNSLALILPIDAINEDDRKEMTNLLEKIKLDFNEIDLTIPYLSFENILTFDNEKSREKIKEKIRSSVLDGIALEMSYIILNPANLYDYFLGLFTNYQIDRESLAPLAKLNPNEIHLLAKNLEILDNPNNLNLNNLYNIEEYNFNFNDLENFLNNESVLANIKYEIEMVHSLTELKRIFVKIPNRNWKEK, via the coding sequence ATGAAGGAATATATTGATTTTTTGACTCAGTGAATAAAAACTGAAGTAAAAAATTCTAATAAAAAAGGAGTTATTTTGGTTTTAGACAAAACAGAAAATAGCAAAATTTTAGCTTTTTTAGCTAAAAAAGCATTTCCTAATAATTCTTTAGCATTGATTTTGCCAATTGATGCAATTAATGAAGATGACAGAAAAGAAATGACTAATTTATTGGAAAAAATAAAGTTGGACTTTAATGAAATTGATTTGACAATTCCTTATTTGTCTTTTGAAAATATTTTAACTTTCGATAACGAAAAATCAAGAGAAAAGATTAAAGAGAAAATTAGATCTAGTGTTTTGGATGGAATTGCTCTTGAGATGAGTTATATAATTTTAAATCCTGCTAATTTATATGATTACTTTTTAGGTCTTTTTACAAATTATCAAATTGATAGAGAAAGTTTAGCACCCTTAGCAAAGCTAAATCCTAATGAAATTCATTTACTTGCAAAAAATTTAGAAATTTTGGATAATCCAAATAATTTAAACTTAAATAATCTATATAATATTGAAGAATATAATTTCAATTTCAATGATTTAGAAAATTTTTTAAACAACGAAAGTGTTTTGGCAAATATTAAATATGAAATTGAAATGGTACATTCATTAACTGAATTAAAGAGAATTTTTGTAAAGATTCCAAATAGAAATTGAAAGGAAAAATAG
- the gap gene encoding type I glyceraldehyde-3-phosphate dehydrogenase: MKKIAINGFGRIGRVILRTILSDATSSKNIQVIAINDLTDANTLAHLFKYDSIYGNFNGSIKVDEKAESLIINGHKIRILSESDPLKLPWGDLGIDLVIESTGRFATKEQASQHLKSGAKKVLISAPAKGAGIPTVVHNVNHQILNASDTIISTASCTTNSLAPVAHAINKEFGIESGLMTTIHGYTADQKLHDAPHSDLRRARAAATNIVPTSSGAAIAIGLVIPELDGKLAGGALRVPVITGSVVDLTFTTTQPATVKGINEAIKKHANESMRYETNPIVSSDIIGATEGTIFDSLLTQEISSKNGKKLFKITTWYDNESSYVNQVVRTLNYFLKLN, encoded by the coding sequence ATGAAAAAAATCGCAATTAATGGATTTGGAAGAATTGGAAGAGTTATTTTAAGAACAATTCTTTCAGATGCTACAAGTTCAAAAAATATTCAAGTCATTGCAATTAATGACTTAACAGATGCTAATACATTAGCACATTTATTTAAATATGATTCTATTTATGGAAATTTTAATGGGTCAATAAAAGTTGATGAAAAAGCTGAATCATTAATTATTAATGGTCACAAAATCAGAATTTTGTCAGAAAGTGATCCTTTAAAATTACCTTGAGGTGATTTAGGAATTGATTTAGTTATTGAATCAACAGGAAGATTTGCAACTAAAGAACAAGCAAGTCAACATTTAAAATCAGGAGCTAAAAAAGTTTTAATTTCAGCTCCTGCTAAAGGCGCAGGAATTCCAACAGTGGTTCATAATGTAAATCACCAAATTTTAAATGCAAGTGATACAATTATTTCTACAGCTTCATGTACAACAAATTCATTAGCACCAGTTGCACATGCAATAAATAAAGAATTTGGAATAGAATCAGGTTTAATGACAACTATTCATGGTTATACAGCAGATCAAAAATTACATGATGCTCCACACTCAGATTTAAGAAGAGCACGTGCAGCAGCAACTAATATTGTTCCAACTTCTTCAGGAGCAGCCATTGCTATTGGTTTAGTAATTCCTGAATTAGATGGTAAACTAGCAGGAGGTGCTTTACGTGTTCCTGTTATTACAGGTTCAGTAGTGGATTTAACTTTTACAACTACTCAACCAGCTACTGTTAAAGGAATTAATGAAGCAATCAAAAAACATGCAAATGAGTCAATGAGATACGAAACTAATCCAATTGTATCATCTGATATTATAGGCGCAACAGAAGGAACTATTTTTGATTCATTATTAACTCAAGAAATAAGTTCAAAAAATGGTAAGAAATTGTTTAAAATTACAACTTGATATGATAATGAAAGTTCATATGTAAACCAAGTAGTAAGAACTTTAAATTATTTTCTTAAATTAAATTAA
- the prfA gene encoding peptide chain release factor 1 has translation MEDTLYKSLKSIKEKYDSNEKKLLLPEVFNNIKEYTKISKENNSISEIVENFNKFLINEQTIKDAKILLDEKDEEMVSFAKNEIHKSELENQELEKKLRILILPKDENDERNVIIEIRGAAGGDEANIFAGDLLKMYNKWADINKMKLKLLDYANASSGGFSQVTFLVEGDKAYSKLKFESGVHRVQRIPVTETQGRVHTSTTTVTVMPEVDDVAEVEINPVDLKIDTFRSSGPGGQSVNTTDSAVRITHLPSGIVVSSQDEKSQISNRESALKILKSKLYDLEIKKRNEETGKFRKLAGSGARSEKIRTYNYPQDRITDHRIGFSTSLKIAMEGKINNIIEALHAEEQAEKIKEANL, from the coding sequence ATGGAAGATACACTTTATAAATCTTTAAAATCAATTAAAGAAAAATATGATTCAAATGAAAAAAAATTGTTACTACCTGAAGTTTTTAACAATATAAAAGAATATACAAAGATCTCAAAAGAAAATAATTCAATTAGTGAAATAGTAGAAAATTTTAATAAATTTTTGATTAACGAACAAACAATCAAAGATGCAAAAATTCTTCTTGATGAAAAAGATGAAGAAATGGTTTCTTTTGCAAAAAATGAAATTCACAAATCTGAATTAGAAAATCAAGAATTAGAAAAAAAATTGAGAATTTTAATTTTACCTAAAGATGAAAATGATGAGAGAAATGTTATCATAGAAATTAGAGGTGCTGCAGGTGGAGATGAAGCTAATATTTTTGCAGGTGATTTACTTAAAATGTACAACAAATGAGCAGATATTAATAAAATGAAGTTAAAATTGCTTGATTATGCTAATGCTTCTTCAGGAGGTTTTTCTCAAGTTACTTTTCTTGTTGAAGGAGACAAGGCCTATTCTAAACTAAAATTTGAATCAGGAGTTCATAGAGTTCAAAGAATTCCTGTAACAGAAACTCAAGGAAGAGTCCATACATCTACAACAACAGTTACTGTTATGCCAGAAGTTGATGATGTTGCAGAAGTAGAAATAAATCCGGTGGATTTAAAAATTGATACTTTCAGATCTTCTGGTCCAGGTGGCCAATCCGTTAACACAACTGATAGTGCTGTTAGAATCACACATCTACCGAGTGGTATTGTTGTTAGCTCACAAGATGAAAAAAGCCAAATATCTAATAGAGAAAGTGCACTTAAAATTTTGAAATCAAAACTTTATGATTTAGAAATCAAAAAAAGAAATGAAGAAACAGGAAAATTTAGAAAATTAGCTGGATCTGGAGCAAGAAGTGAAAAAATTAGAACTTATAATTACCCTCAAGATAGAATAACTGATCATAGAATTGGATTTTCAACTTCCTTGAAAATTGCTATGGAGGGAAAAATAAATAATATTATTGAAGCCTTACATGCTGAAGAACAAGCTGAAAAAATAAAAGAAGCTAATTTATAA